Proteins encoded in a region of the Zea mays cultivar B73 chromosome 4, Zm-B73-REFERENCE-NAM-5.0, whole genome shotgun sequence genome:
- the LOC103654541 gene encoding serine/arginine repetitive matrix protein 1 isoform X1, giving the protein MVAMGVDEDEERRMDERPMHQGCMAGFLHLFDRPQILSGRRLHSSQRRLTSVSSGSATPSERSMPLDRAPSSPDTTPPAAPRPSLQLSPLDLKEGGVGGGFGAPQAWRLPRLSLDSRAVVDARGKLRPREIRTSAAAGAPPSPSAGCADERRSPSVVARLMGLDALPHGLGQASAESGQHGGGGASPAALRRSASERVPRDPAQFRFVDPSFFERPASPLPSPPVAEEVAVRRAPDPAAVPRALQRRSRFDAHYEVFPEPAKRADPASGAAAHGEIALYGEIERRLRKRGIAEPARDLETLKQILEALQLKGLLHHTAPVPAQARTTPPPIVVMRPSSRAQPQMPPPARLTPARRLRVDVDRARRPRSPDPSPSPARSPASPARRGSLSPQRRVSPSQSPKQQQQSSFRKTSGFDSAGARTRIARRAAYNGIALSPDDEASTTFSDGGSSSSASSRWDFDTQLDPRTDRGLLERCGKLLSSIHAFTRGDASGADQQPSPVSVLDAAAFLADEDSPSALSASKRAIDFRSSSVGHPKPASAVSDPEHDEYVDPEASGCPDPDYAYVAELVRHLGGARARARDPAAAYRAAEQRRRERGGDPDTWHLRRLLCGAVTEALERQRSACPWEPAAWLRGAELVGHVWAEVRRAGEPVAPAADADLNDVTCRAIRRDLAADGGSPWGSLRQRPRHGADVADAVLQIERLLFVDLVADTIRELADADRPLPRRKLVF; this is encoded by the exons ATGGTGGCGATGGGCGTGGACGAGGACGAAGAGCGGCGGATGGACGAGCGGCCCATGCACCAGGGCTGCATGGCGGGGTTCCTCCACCTGTTCGACCGACCCCAGATCCTCTCCGGCCGCCGCCTCCACAGCTCGCAGCGCCGACTCACGTCGGTTTCCAGT GGCTCCGCGACTCCGTCCGAGCGGTCGATGCCGCTGGACCGGGCGCCGTCGTCGCCGGACACGACGCCGCCGGCCGCGCCGCGGCCGTCGCTGCAGCTTTCGCCGCTGGACCTCAAGGAGGGAGGCGTTGGCGGTGGATTCGGAGCACCGCAGGCGTGGAGGCTGCCGCGGCTGTCGCTGGACAGCCGCGCGGTGGTCGACGCCAGGGGCAAGCTGCGGCCGCGCGAGATCCGGACGTCGGCCGCCGCAGgcgcgccgccgtccccgtccgcGGGGTGCGCGGACGAGCGCAGGTCCCCGAGCGTCGTCGCGCGGCTCATGGGCCTCGACGCGCTGCCGCACGGTCTGGGCCAGGCGTCCGCCGAGTCCGGgcagcacggcggcggcggcgccagcCCGGCCGCGCTCCGGCGGTCCGCGTCCGAGCGCGTGCCAAGGGACCCGGCGCAGTTCCGCTTCGTCGACCCGTCCTTCTTCGAGAGGCCGGCGTcgccgctgccgtcgccgccggtgGCCGAGGAGGTGGCGGTGCGGCGGGCGCCGGATCCGGCGGCCGTCCCGCGCGCGCTGCAGAGGCGCAGCCGCTTCGACGCGCACTATGAGGTGTTCCCGGAGCCGGCGAAGCGCGCGGACCCGGCGTCCGGCGCCGCCGCCCACGGCGAGATCGCGCTGTACGGCGAGATCGAGCGTCGCCTCCGCAAGCGCGGCATCGCGGAGCCTGCCAGGGACCTCGAGACGCTGAAGCAGATACTTGAGGCGCTGCAGCTCAAGGGCCTCCTCCACCACACCGCTCCGGTGCCCGCGCAGGCGCGCACCACGCCGCCACCCATCGTCGTCATGCGCCCGTCCAGTCGCGCGCAGCCGCAGATGCCACCGCCGGCGCGCCTGACGCCCGCGCGGCGGCTCCGCGTGGACGTCGACCGCGCGCGCCGCCCCCGGTCGCCGGACCCGTCGCCATCCCCCGCCCGTAGCCCGGCGTCCCCCGCTCGGCGTGGCTCGCTGTCCCCCCAGCGCCGTGTCTCGCCTTCGCAGTCAccgaagcagcagcagcagtctaGTTTCAGGAAGACGAGCGGTTTCGACTCCGCCGGCGCCCGCACCCGCATTGCGCGCCGCGCGGCGTACAACGGCATTGCCTTGTCCCCCGACGACGAGGCCTCGACCACTTTCtccgacggcggcagcagcagctccGCCTCCTCCCGCTGGGACTTCGACACG CAGCTGGACCCCAGGACAGACCGCGGCCTGCTAGAGCGGTGCGGGAAGCTGCTGAGCAGCATCCACGCGTTCACCCGCGGCGACGCGTCGGGTGCGGACCAGCAGCCAAGCCCCGTGTCCGTGCTCGACGCGGCGGCCTTCCTCGCGGACGAGGACTCGCCGTCGGCGTTGTCGGCGTCGAAGCGAGCGATCGACTTCCGCAGCAGCAGCGTCGGACACCCAAAGCCGGCGTCCGCGGTGTCCGACCCAGAGCATGACGAGTACGTGGACCCGGAGGCGAGCGGCTGCCCGGACCCGGACTACGCGTACGTGGCCGAGCTGGTCCGGCACCTCGGCGGCGCTCGTGCCCGtgcccgtgacccggccgccgcgTACCGCGccgcggagcagcgcaggcgcgaGCGCGGCGGCGACCCCGACACGTGGCACCTTCGGCGGCTGCTGTGCGGCGCGGTGACGGAGGCGCTGGAGCGGCAGCGGTCGGCGTGCCCCTGGGAGCCCGCGGCGTGGCTCCGCGGCGCCGAGCTCGTGGGCCACGTGTGGGCCGAGGTCCGGCGCGCCGGCGAGCCCGTGGCGCCTGCCGCGGACGCCGACCTGAACGACGTCACCTGCCGCGCGATCCGGCGCGACCTCGCCGCGGACGGCGGCAGCCCGTGGGGGTCCCTGCGGCAGCGTCCGCGGCACGGCGCGGATGTCGCCGACGCGGTCCTGCAGATCGAGCGGCTGCTGTTCGTGGACCTCGTCGCGGACACCATCCGCGAGCTCGCCGACGCCGACCGGCCCCTGCCCCGCCGCAAGCTGGTGTTCTGA
- the LOC103654541 gene encoding serine/arginine repetitive matrix protein 1 isoform X2, whose product MVAMGVDEDEERRMDERPMHQGCMAGFLHLFDRPQILSGRRLHSSQRRLTSVSSGSATPSERSMPLDRAPSSPDTTPPAAPRPSLQLSPLDLKEGGVGGGFGAPQAWRLPRLSLDSRAVVDARGKLRPREIRTSAAAGAPPSPSAGCADERRSPSVVARLMGLDALPHGLGQASAESGQHGGGGASPAALRRSASERVPRDPAQFRFVDPSFFERPASPLPSPPVAEEVAVRRAPDPAAVPRALQRRSRFDAHYEVFPEPAKRADPASGAAAHGEIALYGEIERRLRKRGIAEPARDLETLKQILEALQLKGLLHHTAPVPAQARTTPPPIVVMRPSSRAQPQMPPPARLTPARRLRVDVDRARRPRSPDPSPSPARSPASPARRGSLSPQRRVSPSQSPKQQQQSSFRKTSGFDSAGARTRIARRAAYNGIALSPDDEASTTFSDGGSSSSASSRWDFDTLDPRTDRGLLERCGKLLSSIHAFTRGDASGADQQPSPVSVLDAAAFLADEDSPSALSASKRAIDFRSSSVGHPKPASAVSDPEHDEYVDPEASGCPDPDYAYVAELVRHLGGARARARDPAAAYRAAEQRRRERGGDPDTWHLRRLLCGAVTEALERQRSACPWEPAAWLRGAELVGHVWAEVRRAGEPVAPAADADLNDVTCRAIRRDLAADGGSPWGSLRQRPRHGADVADAVLQIERLLFVDLVADTIRELADADRPLPRRKLVF is encoded by the exons ATGGTGGCGATGGGCGTGGACGAGGACGAAGAGCGGCGGATGGACGAGCGGCCCATGCACCAGGGCTGCATGGCGGGGTTCCTCCACCTGTTCGACCGACCCCAGATCCTCTCCGGCCGCCGCCTCCACAGCTCGCAGCGCCGACTCACGTCGGTTTCCAGT GGCTCCGCGACTCCGTCCGAGCGGTCGATGCCGCTGGACCGGGCGCCGTCGTCGCCGGACACGACGCCGCCGGCCGCGCCGCGGCCGTCGCTGCAGCTTTCGCCGCTGGACCTCAAGGAGGGAGGCGTTGGCGGTGGATTCGGAGCACCGCAGGCGTGGAGGCTGCCGCGGCTGTCGCTGGACAGCCGCGCGGTGGTCGACGCCAGGGGCAAGCTGCGGCCGCGCGAGATCCGGACGTCGGCCGCCGCAGgcgcgccgccgtccccgtccgcGGGGTGCGCGGACGAGCGCAGGTCCCCGAGCGTCGTCGCGCGGCTCATGGGCCTCGACGCGCTGCCGCACGGTCTGGGCCAGGCGTCCGCCGAGTCCGGgcagcacggcggcggcggcgccagcCCGGCCGCGCTCCGGCGGTCCGCGTCCGAGCGCGTGCCAAGGGACCCGGCGCAGTTCCGCTTCGTCGACCCGTCCTTCTTCGAGAGGCCGGCGTcgccgctgccgtcgccgccggtgGCCGAGGAGGTGGCGGTGCGGCGGGCGCCGGATCCGGCGGCCGTCCCGCGCGCGCTGCAGAGGCGCAGCCGCTTCGACGCGCACTATGAGGTGTTCCCGGAGCCGGCGAAGCGCGCGGACCCGGCGTCCGGCGCCGCCGCCCACGGCGAGATCGCGCTGTACGGCGAGATCGAGCGTCGCCTCCGCAAGCGCGGCATCGCGGAGCCTGCCAGGGACCTCGAGACGCTGAAGCAGATACTTGAGGCGCTGCAGCTCAAGGGCCTCCTCCACCACACCGCTCCGGTGCCCGCGCAGGCGCGCACCACGCCGCCACCCATCGTCGTCATGCGCCCGTCCAGTCGCGCGCAGCCGCAGATGCCACCGCCGGCGCGCCTGACGCCCGCGCGGCGGCTCCGCGTGGACGTCGACCGCGCGCGCCGCCCCCGGTCGCCGGACCCGTCGCCATCCCCCGCCCGTAGCCCGGCGTCCCCCGCTCGGCGTGGCTCGCTGTCCCCCCAGCGCCGTGTCTCGCCTTCGCAGTCAccgaagcagcagcagcagtctaGTTTCAGGAAGACGAGCGGTTTCGACTCCGCCGGCGCCCGCACCCGCATTGCGCGCCGCGCGGCGTACAACGGCATTGCCTTGTCCCCCGACGACGAGGCCTCGACCACTTTCtccgacggcggcagcagcagctccGCCTCCTCCCGCTGGGACTTCGACACG CTGGACCCCAGGACAGACCGCGGCCTGCTAGAGCGGTGCGGGAAGCTGCTGAGCAGCATCCACGCGTTCACCCGCGGCGACGCGTCGGGTGCGGACCAGCAGCCAAGCCCCGTGTCCGTGCTCGACGCGGCGGCCTTCCTCGCGGACGAGGACTCGCCGTCGGCGTTGTCGGCGTCGAAGCGAGCGATCGACTTCCGCAGCAGCAGCGTCGGACACCCAAAGCCGGCGTCCGCGGTGTCCGACCCAGAGCATGACGAGTACGTGGACCCGGAGGCGAGCGGCTGCCCGGACCCGGACTACGCGTACGTGGCCGAGCTGGTCCGGCACCTCGGCGGCGCTCGTGCCCGtgcccgtgacccggccgccgcgTACCGCGccgcggagcagcgcaggcgcgaGCGCGGCGGCGACCCCGACACGTGGCACCTTCGGCGGCTGCTGTGCGGCGCGGTGACGGAGGCGCTGGAGCGGCAGCGGTCGGCGTGCCCCTGGGAGCCCGCGGCGTGGCTCCGCGGCGCCGAGCTCGTGGGCCACGTGTGGGCCGAGGTCCGGCGCGCCGGCGAGCCCGTGGCGCCTGCCGCGGACGCCGACCTGAACGACGTCACCTGCCGCGCGATCCGGCGCGACCTCGCCGCGGACGGCGGCAGCCCGTGGGGGTCCCTGCGGCAGCGTCCGCGGCACGGCGCGGATGTCGCCGACGCGGTCCTGCAGATCGAGCGGCTGCTGTTCGTGGACCTCGTCGCGGACACCATCCGCGAGCTCGCCGACGCCGACCGGCCCCTGCCCCGCCGCAAGCTGGTGTTCTGA